Proteins from a genomic interval of Acetobacterium woodii DSM 1030:
- a CDS encoding sulfurtransferase TusA family protein, translating into MKTIDCLGDMCPIPVLKAKKELKNTQPGETIKIVTDHSCVLESLSSKFKKHHITSDEVINGVWEIFITKI; encoded by the coding sequence TTGAAAACAATTGATTGTCTTGGCGATATGTGTCCAATCCCTGTTCTAAAAGCAAAAAAGGAATTAAAAAATACCCAACCTGGCGAAACCATTAAAATCGTCACCGATCACAGCTGCGTTTTGGAATCATTATCCAGTAAATTCAAAAAACACCACATCACTTCCGATGAAGTCATTAACGGTGTTTGGGAAATCTTCATCACCAAAATTTAA
- a CDS encoding LysR family transcriptional regulator, whose translation MQIEYLENFYKVAKAKSISKVASDTHISQSALSQQVSKLENDFNCILFERSNKGVELTEKGKIVYQYAGNIVRTFYMMQQKLEESDNINKDIRIESFWTIANYSLPCVMFRVKKRFPHNNYEIKSNKAHEIEENIVNNICDLGVIYGKPRDPKLAYYKIGVDRLILIAAADYQIPDKIKLEELFKYPLIILNDNMDLTDMIANKIKAEGKQPDSLNVMFKSDSVESVKASVLNGFGIGFIPYISIKKELYRKQIKLIEITDMVIEYEMYLIYDGNSEDKTLNDFIKYFKDIARKSLC comes from the coding sequence TTGCAAATTGAATATTTGGAAAATTTTTATAAAGTTGCTAAAGCTAAGAGTATCTCGAAAGTGGCAAGTGACACGCATATTTCGCAATCAGCCCTGAGTCAGCAGGTTTCAAAGCTGGAAAATGACTTTAATTGTATCTTATTCGAAAGAAGTAATAAAGGGGTGGAACTGACTGAAAAGGGAAAAATTGTTTATCAGTATGCCGGTAATATTGTTCGAACGTTTTATATGATGCAACAAAAACTTGAAGAAAGCGATAATATCAATAAAGATATTAGGATTGAATCGTTTTGGACAATTGCGAATTATTCGCTTCCATGCGTTATGTTTCGCGTTAAAAAGCGATTTCCCCATAATAATTATGAAATAAAATCAAATAAGGCTCACGAAATTGAAGAAAATATTGTGAATAACATTTGTGATTTGGGAGTCATTTATGGGAAACCGAGAGATCCGAAGCTTGCTTATTATAAAATTGGGGTTGATCGTCTGATTTTAATCGCCGCGGCAGATTATCAGATTCCCGATAAAATAAAACTTGAAGAATTATTTAAATACCCATTGATTATTCTTAATGATAATATGGATTTAACAGATATGATTGCCAATAAAATTAAAGCTGAAGGAAAGCAACCGGATTCACTTAATGTGATGTTTAAGAGTGACTCGGTTGAATCAGTAAAGGCTTCGGTTTTGAATGGCTTTGGAATCGGATTTATTCCCTATATATCGATAAAAAAAGAGCTCTATCGAAAGCAAATTAAGTTAATTGAGATCACCGATATGGTCATCGAATATGAAATGTATTTGATCTATGATGGAAACAGTGAAGATAAAACGCTGAATGATTTTATTAAATATTTTAAAGATATTGCCAGAAAGAGTTTATGTTAA
- a CDS encoding putative zinc-binding protein — translation MKLKIYPCPGHCNVSMMTKTVAQYFGIIDEENITILPHVSANILDEIAMADENEKYIALNGCPSTCASMGYEDMGYELYEEIVMTPDYDLKHNQKYANLDDIDEEIRHVQESLDKIIAGC, via the coding sequence ATGAAACTTAAGATTTATCCCTGCCCGGGACATTGCAATGTCAGCATGATGACCAAAACAGTTGCGCAATATTTTGGTATTATCGATGAAGAAAACATTACGATTCTGCCGCATGTAAGTGCCAACATTCTCGATGAAATTGCCATGGCTGACGAAAACGAAAAATACATTGCTTTAAATGGCTGTCCATCTACCTGTGCTTCAATGGGTTATGAAGATATGGGTTATGAGCTGTATGAAGAAATTGTCATGACTCCCGATTACGATCTCAAGCACAACCAAAAATATGCCAATTTGGATGATATTGATGAAGAAATCAGGCACGTCCAAGAATCGCTTGATAAAATTATTGCAGGTTGCTAA
- a CDS encoding cation diffusion facilitator family transporter, producing MVKQEQQHNHSQTTANLSGKKIFWVTVLNAIITLAEIIGGLLSGSLALLSDAIHNLSDTMAIALSYFANRIAQKPSDQKRTYGYKRAEILSAFVNTSILLALSIVLIVEAAKRWQSPEMIDGFLMIVVATIGLIANFISVFILEHDSHENLNIKSSYLHLISDTVSSVGVLIGGIAIQLWGVIWIDPLITMLISVYIIKETWQVIRKTVDILMQSAAPLDYDTIKTDIESIDKVKNIHHVHSWMVNEKTIYFEAHIDLEDMNLSEAEIIYDKIENYLKEYHNIFHVTLQAEVNKCHDKRMFKV from the coding sequence ATGGTAAAACAGGAACAGCAGCATAATCATTCGCAGACAACAGCAAACTTATCGGGTAAAAAAATATTCTGGGTGACGGTATTAAATGCCATCATTACGCTGGCTGAAATAATAGGTGGTTTACTTTCAGGCAGTTTGGCATTATTATCGGATGCCATCCATAATTTAAGCGATACGATGGCCATTGCTTTATCCTATTTTGCTAATCGCATTGCACAAAAACCAAGTGATCAAAAGCGGACTTATGGGTATAAACGAGCTGAAATTCTATCCGCATTTGTAAATACATCAATCTTGTTAGCACTATCGATTGTATTAATCGTCGAAGCGGCTAAACGCTGGCAATCACCGGAAATGATTGATGGATTCCTGATGATCGTCGTAGCAACGATTGGATTGATCGCTAATTTTATTTCAGTATTTATCTTAGAGCACGATTCTCATGAAAATTTAAATATAAAATCCAGTTATCTTCATCTAATCAGTGATACGGTTTCATCGGTGGGCGTTTTAATTGGCGGGATTGCGATTCAATTATGGGGTGTTATTTGGATCGATCCCCTGATTACGATGCTAATATCCGTTTATATTATTAAAGAAACCTGGCAAGTGATCAGGAAAACAGTTGATATTTTAATGCAATCTGCTGCGCCGTTGGATTACGATACCATTAAAACCGATATTGAAAGCATCGATAAGGTGAAGAACATTCACCATGTTCATTCGTGGATGGTTAATGAGAAAACCATTTATTTTGAAGCGCATATCGATTTAGAAGACATGAATTTGTCGGAGGCCGAAATAATTTATGATAAAATCGAAAATTATCTTAAGGAATACCACAATATTTTTCACGTTACTTTGCAAGCGGAGGTCAATAAATGTCATGATAAACGGATGTTTAAAGTATAA
- a CDS encoding MFS transporter: MKDKNKMIMVLGLMAFLANGDNYAAAPLLINIASDLNLTISVAAMSVTAYMLAFGLFTLIFGPLSDRYGKVKIINIAAIGTAIFSMLGAFSFNLPSLLFFRAMNGAFGAGIFPVTLALVGQSFDNQSRQKAIAKVMGLMFLGGATATIIGATLAYFGSWRLVYLTYGIAELIVAIIMLKILERDQPVVDHLNFIKAYQEPLTNYRFMRLVVVIFFVGFSVFGSFTYSGKLIQEVTGYNLLIVGLILSLFGVGTVVGGRIAPALRMKLRNGFLVFAGIIGGVSLFALSAFTQVGILALALLGFGIAFIFLQSTLITAVQEKLPQRRGTAMSLASFNMFVGGAVGTSVNAVVIQNFGLSRIYLNSAFILFFISMIAAVFIARFEMRKKQGLL, translated from the coding sequence ATGAAAGATAAAAACAAAATGATTATGGTTCTTGGATTAATGGCTTTTTTAGCGAATGGCGATAATTACGCGGCAGCACCGTTGCTGATTAATATTGCCAGTGATTTGAATTTAACAATTAGTGTGGCAGCGATGTCGGTGACGGCTTATATGCTTGCTTTTGGCTTATTTACTTTGATTTTTGGTCCGCTTTCAGATCGTTATGGAAAGGTTAAAATTATCAACATTGCTGCAATCGGCACGGCGATTTTTAGTATGTTGGGGGCCTTCTCTTTTAATTTACCGTCGCTGCTCTTTTTTCGAGCCATGAACGGCGCTTTTGGAGCAGGCATTTTCCCGGTAACTTTAGCATTGGTAGGCCAGAGTTTTGACAATCAGAGCCGCCAAAAAGCGATTGCCAAGGTAATGGGGTTAATGTTTTTGGGTGGTGCGACGGCGACGATAATAGGCGCAACATTAGCTTATTTTGGATCGTGGCGATTAGTTTATCTGACTTATGGGATCGCAGAATTGATTGTGGCCATAATTATGCTAAAAATTCTTGAACGGGATCAGCCAGTCGTCGATCATTTGAATTTTATTAAAGCGTATCAAGAGCCATTGACAAATTATCGGTTTATGCGATTGGTGGTGGTGATCTTTTTTGTCGGATTTAGTGTCTTTGGCAGCTTTACCTACTCGGGAAAACTGATTCAGGAGGTAACGGGTTACAACTTGCTAATCGTGGGGTTAATCCTATCTTTGTTTGGGGTAGGAACCGTTGTCGGGGGGCGAATCGCACCGGCACTTAGAATGAAATTACGCAACGGATTTCTCGTTTTTGCAGGAATAATTGGTGGCGTTTCGTTATTTGCATTGTCAGCATTCACTCAGGTGGGGATTTTGGCGCTGGCACTTTTGGGATTTGGTATTGCTTTTATTTTTTTACAATCAACACTAATTACCGCCGTACAAGAAAAACTCCCCCAAAGGCGGGGAACGGCAATGTCTTTGGCCTCCTTTAATATGTTTGTTGGCGGAGCCGTGGGTACGAGTGTAAATGCTGTTGTGATACAGAATTTCGGGTTATCAAGAATTTATTTAAATTCGGCTTTCATCCTCTTTTTTATCAGTATGATTGCAGCAGTTTTTATTGCCCGATTCGAAATGAGAAAGAAACAGGGATTATTATGA
- a CDS encoding ArsR/SmtB family transcription factor: MKQLINIYKILADETRLRMIILLARNALCVCELSDILEISQPNISKNLSKLRDQDLVSSEKNDKFVLYKLKTGNDVLKREVNDILENLENYPQLMADQKRKSDNEKLLAPCCMRVKKKTIE, translated from the coding sequence ATGAAGCAGTTAATAAATATTTATAAGATTCTAGCAGATGAAACAAGACTTCGAATGATTATTCTGCTTGCACGAAATGCGTTATGTGTGTGTGAACTGAGTGATATCTTGGAAATTTCCCAACCTAATATCTCGAAAAACTTATCAAAACTCAGAGATCAGGATTTGGTTAGCTCGGAAAAAAATGATAAGTTTGTATTATATAAACTAAAAACGGGAAATGATGTTTTAAAACGGGAAGTTAACGATATTTTAGAGAACCTTGAAAATTATCCTCAGCTTATGGCCGACCAAAAAAGAAAGTCTGACAATGAGAAATTATTGGCGCCGTGTTGTATGAGAGTTAAGAAAAAAACGATCGAATAA
- a CDS encoding arsenic metallochaperone ArsD family protein gives MNTIEIYDSKLTDVRAGCGGNSEVMRIATIIKALVAEGKNIHRYGLIENPEMFTVNKIVDEALKNESALAFPITVVDGEIKRNGTYPSNLELATWLGMTQEELVVLLMKAKMSSRSFCGGDCC, from the coding sequence ATGAATACAATTGAAATATATGATTCGAAATTAACAGATGTACGGGCAGGTTGTGGTGGTAATTCAGAAGTGATGCGAATAGCGACAATAATTAAAGCATTGGTCGCGGAAGGAAAAAATATTCATCGTTATGGATTGATTGAAAATCCAGAAATGTTTACAGTTAATAAAATTGTCGATGAAGCCTTAAAAAATGAAAGTGCTTTAGCTTTTCCAATAACAGTTGTCGATGGTGAAATCAAACGAAATGGAACTTATCCCTCAAATCTTGAGCTGGCTACCTGGTTGGGAATGACTCAGGAAGAACTAGTTGTGTTGTTAATGAAAGCAAAAATGTCAAGCCGCAGCTTTTGCGGAGGAGACTGTTGTTAA
- a CDS encoding ArsR/SmtB family transcription factor translates to MTVREMLKILSDTNRLRILNLLYIQELCVCELEYLLTISQSNLSKHLRLMGEIGFLDSRRQNKFIYYKINESILREHPFLISLFETELNREAFFLDELKKLTHYQNSGLTCHNITALL, encoded by the coding sequence ATGACAGTCAGAGAAATGCTTAAGATTTTATCGGATACAAATCGATTACGAATTCTTAATCTGCTTTATATTCAAGAGTTATGCGTTTGTGAATTGGAATATCTGTTAACAATTTCCCAATCAAATTTGTCAAAACATTTACGTTTAATGGGGGAGATCGGATTTTTAGATAGTCGACGCCAAAATAAATTTATTTATTATAAAATAAACGAGTCGATTTTACGGGAACACCCTTTTTTGATATCGCTTTTTGAAACGGAATTAAATCGGGAAGCTTTTTTTCTTGACGAGTTAAAAAAACTCACACATTATCAAAATAGTGGTCTTACTTGCCATAATATCACAGCACTACTTTAG
- a CDS encoding XdhC family protein translates to MTDYIYFERTIMEILNEQLRAKKAGISYALLTVVATEGTSPCKVGKKMLILEDGTIMGTVGGGEFERQAIEEAKIAVKKGTSFLKQYEHIPTYEAAGLGCTFKVTLYVDVVRPALQLVVCNAGHVGSAVLRLAKLLHFETILLDMREPGQIEDQIALADRFISCENFETGILASEIPDGAYYLCCASTHTQDKSALKGALQKNFAYVGMLGSVKKTKEMYKQLEAEGISQAALEQVHSPVGLDICDMSPEEVGFSIMAEILMIKNKATGKPRKEMKQNEQKLK, encoded by the coding sequence ATGACCGATTATATTTATTTTGAAAGGACGATTATGGAAATTTTAAACGAACAGTTAAGAGCTAAAAAAGCGGGTATTTCATATGCGTTATTAACCGTTGTGGCAACGGAGGGGACATCGCCTTGTAAGGTTGGCAAGAAAATGTTGATTCTTGAAGACGGTACAATCATGGGAACCGTTGGTGGTGGTGAATTTGAACGTCAGGCGATTGAAGAAGCTAAAATTGCGGTTAAAAAAGGAACGAGTTTTTTAAAGCAATACGAACACATCCCAACCTATGAAGCGGCAGGATTAGGTTGTACCTTTAAGGTCACCTTGTATGTTGATGTGGTTCGACCGGCATTGCAGCTGGTGGTTTGCAACGCTGGACATGTTGGCAGTGCGGTGCTTCGTCTGGCCAAACTGCTGCACTTTGAAACGATTCTTTTAGATATGCGAGAGCCGGGACAAATCGAGGATCAGATTGCCTTGGCGGATCGTTTCATTTCATGTGAAAACTTTGAAACGGGTATTTTAGCGTCTGAAATTCCTGATGGCGCCTATTATTTATGTTGTGCATCAACACATACACAGGATAAATCGGCGCTTAAAGGTGCGCTGCAGAAGAATTTTGCCTATGTTGGAATGCTTGGTAGTGTTAAGAAAACGAAAGAAATGTATAAACAACTAGAAGCTGAAGGCATTAGCCAGGCGGCTCTCGAACAGGTTCATTCACCGGTGGGATTAGACATTTGTGATATGTCGCCCGAAGAGGTCGGATTTTCAATAATGGCAGAAATATTGATGATAAAAAATAAGGCTACCGGTAAACCACGAAAAGAAATGAAACAAAATGAACAAAAATTGAAATAG
- a CDS encoding aminotransferase class V-fold PLP-dependent enzyme, whose translation MDVYLDNAATTFPKPLAVPQAIYDYIINNGGTSGRGSYEKAILADGLVYQTRRTLAKLFNHADPKTVVFTASVTEALNLALTGILKPGDHVVTSSLEHNAVWRCLKTMERDIGISISIVPATPDGETSSEDVKKAITPKTRLIVFTHASNVLGTIQPIAAIGALAKENNILFLVDAAQTAGVLPIDVQAQKIDLLAFTGHKSLLGPMGTGGLVVNCDVPIKPLISGGTGGDSAYEYQPDYYPNHLEAGTMNVSGIIGLKAALDFLNAEGIANIRNKEDQLMNYALEALQTVPGIELYGPQNAAKTVGVIPFNLINHAPEEIAFFLDQQCHVMIRSGLHCAPSAHRLIGTISRGTCRIGIGYFNDPSHIDALINGLNAYIKENK comes from the coding sequence ATGGATGTTTATTTAGATAATGCTGCTACAACTTTTCCCAAACCATTAGCTGTTCCCCAAGCAATTTATGATTATATTATAAACAATGGCGGAACATCCGGGCGCGGCTCCTACGAAAAAGCAATCCTCGCTGATGGACTTGTTTACCAGACCCGTCGAACGCTTGCTAAACTTTTTAACCATGCTGATCCTAAAACCGTTGTTTTTACCGCTTCTGTCACCGAAGCTCTCAATCTAGCCTTAACCGGAATTTTAAAGCCCGGAGACCATGTTGTTACCAGTTCATTGGAGCATAATGCGGTATGGCGCTGCTTAAAAACAATGGAGCGTGATATTGGCATTTCGATTTCAATTGTTCCAGCTACACCAGATGGTGAAACGTCAAGCGAAGATGTCAAAAAAGCCATTACCCCTAAAACACGCTTGATCGTTTTTACTCACGCCTCAAATGTTTTAGGTACCATCCAGCCAATCGCCGCCATCGGCGCTCTAGCTAAAGAAAATAACATCCTATTTCTTGTTGATGCTGCTCAAACAGCTGGCGTTCTCCCCATCGATGTCCAAGCTCAAAAGATTGATCTGTTAGCTTTCACCGGACATAAAAGCTTGCTTGGTCCGATGGGAACCGGCGGGTTGGTTGTTAACTGTGATGTTCCGATTAAACCGCTAATTTCAGGTGGAACTGGCGGTGACTCAGCCTATGAATATCAACCCGATTATTATCCCAATCACCTTGAAGCCGGGACTATGAATGTCAGCGGTATTATTGGCCTGAAAGCCGCTTTAGACTTTTTAAATGCCGAAGGTATCGCAAATATCCGCAATAAAGAGGATCAACTCATGAACTACGCTCTGGAAGCTTTACAAACGGTCCCGGGGATTGAGTTATACGGACCTCAAAATGCTGCTAAAACAGTAGGAGTCATCCCCTTTAACCTGATTAATCACGCTCCCGAAGAAATCGCTTTTTTTCTGGATCAGCAATGTCATGTAATGATCCGTTCTGGTTTACATTGTGCTCCCAGCGCACACCGACTAATTGGCACGATTTCACGGGGCACCTGTCGTATCGGCATTGGATATTTTAATGATCCCTCGCATATCGATGCTTTAATTAATGGTTTAAACGCATATATAAAGGAGAATAAATAA
- a CDS encoding (Fe-S)-binding protein, whose product MYLATISLIYIKPCTTGGGRIKFRAKLSNPVPEIMPYLNTVIKTGLYIPAAKTFTYKIGSHIINIHDDDLTCTQLTNEAECYEMIDHIYDLINDTWEKRASITPNEETRDRPSAIQLYKLLPKKIGCKACGQGSCMAFASKLILGSCRLNQCPVIKEEAYAPNYFSLESHLQLLGYETDE is encoded by the coding sequence ATGTATTTAGCAACAATTAGTCTTATTTACATCAAACCTTGCACAACTGGCGGCGGACGGATAAAATTTCGGGCAAAACTTAGTAACCCGGTTCCCGAAATAATGCCGTATCTCAATACGGTCATCAAAACTGGTCTCTATATTCCTGCGGCAAAAACATTTACCTATAAGATTGGCAGTCATATTATTAATATCCACGACGATGATTTGACTTGTACGCAATTAACAAATGAAGCAGAATGTTATGAAATGATCGACCACATTTATGATTTGATTAATGATACCTGGGAAAAAAGAGCCTCAATTACACCAAATGAAGAAACCCGGGACCGTCCCAGTGCGATTCAGCTTTATAAACTGCTGCCTAAAAAGATTGGCTGTAAAGCTTGTGGTCAAGGTTCATGTATGGCTTTTGCCTCAAAACTCATTTTAGGAAGCTGCCGACTGAATCAGTGTCCGGTAATCAAGGAAGAAGCCTACGCCCCTAATTATTTTAGCCTGGAATCGCATCTACAATTATTGGGTTATGAAACCGATGAATGA
- a CDS encoding putative zinc-binding protein, protein MSTNKIGVIACSGEECLGGTISRLAVRKTMEELRPGTTTTLCLPLFIAGDGGEREFAEKYPTIAVDGCSKCCAKRAIEKYSNAVAGSVDIAQIIGLEAALGNPLSTRYLTAEHLELVNKTAAEICKIYDDIEAQQS, encoded by the coding sequence ATGTCAACAAATAAAATTGGTGTGATCGCCTGTAGCGGCGAAGAATGTCTGGGTGGAACAATTTCCCGACTTGCCGTGAGAAAAACGATGGAAGAACTGCGACCGGGAACGACCACGACGTTATGTTTACCACTTTTTATTGCCGGAGATGGTGGGGAACGGGAGTTTGCCGAAAAATATCCGACCATTGCCGTGGATGGATGTTCGAAATGTTGCGCCAAACGAGCGATTGAAAAATATAGTAATGCGGTTGCCGGCAGTGTTGATATTGCTCAAATCATTGGCTTAGAAGCAGCTTTGGGGAATCCGTTGTCGACCCGTTATCTGACTGCCGAACATTTAGAATTGGTAAACAAGACAGCCGCCGAAATCTGTAAAATATACGATGACATTGAAGCGCAACAATCATAA
- a CDS encoding putative zinc-binding protein, with protein sequence MKVIPCSGIGKVFGLLAREAVLITTQEKCPDQTETLCLAHIVTEDDEVVEKIKGQNCITMDGCPKYCSKKSVEAAGGVVVKSYKVPDFLKPHRGEQHGSATALTEDGWKFAEELADVLSKTVAELQEEVK encoded by the coding sequence ATGAAAGTAATTCCATGTAGCGGTATTGGGAAAGTATTTGGATTACTCGCGCGTGAGGCGGTTTTAATTACCACTCAGGAGAAATGTCCGGATCAAACGGAAACACTGTGTTTAGCTCATATTGTCACGGAAGATGACGAAGTTGTCGAAAAAATTAAAGGTCAAAATTGTATTACGATGGATGGCTGCCCTAAATATTGTTCAAAAAAAAGTGTTGAAGCGGCCGGCGGAGTCGTTGTCAAGTCTTATAAAGTCCCTGATTTTTTAAAACCCCACCGCGGTGAGCAACATGGAAGTGCCACGGCGCTTACCGAAGATGGTTGGAAATTTGCTGAAGAACTTGCCGACGTACTCAGTAAAACCGTTGCAGAACTACAAGAAGAGGTGAAATAA
- the gcvH gene encoding glycine cleavage system protein GcvH, with the protein MSNKSCVLPCNGLDKCAGDISRRVALQLAETDEYDLICPVLLNQNKSRYEKVLETGNLTVIDGCNTRCASKLAGNMNIIIKDKINVSELAKAEQVKLGVEIRDDQETQAFVQTIVDKINNSSDQQVASAFVETEKIEYDSFTEGKFVFKVPKTGYFFNENDCWVAVSGNIARIGVSDYAQQNLSDILYVEAPEIGLEFEQFDDLGSLESSKAVFEVISPVAGIVVAVNDTLSDAPEQVNESPYEKGWLVEVKLTDFEEDQDLLHGCQAYFELLQRKVAEADV; encoded by the coding sequence ATGAGTAATAAAAGTTGTGTTTTACCGTGTAATGGTTTAGATAAGTGTGCCGGTGATATTTCCAGGCGTGTCGCCTTACAGCTTGCCGAAACAGATGAATACGATTTGATTTGTCCGGTGTTGCTTAACCAGAATAAAAGCCGCTATGAAAAAGTTCTTGAAACCGGTAATTTAACAGTGATTGATGGTTGCAACACGCGTTGTGCCAGTAAATTAGCCGGGAATATGAATATCATCATCAAAGACAAAATTAATGTCAGTGAACTGGCTAAAGCCGAGCAGGTTAAACTGGGTGTTGAAATTCGTGATGATCAGGAGACACAAGCTTTCGTTCAGACGATAGTGGATAAAATAAATAATTCATCAGATCAGCAGGTAGCATCGGCTTTTGTGGAAACGGAAAAAATCGAGTATGATTCCTTTACCGAGGGAAAGTTTGTTTTTAAGGTGCCTAAAACCGGTTATTTTTTCAATGAAAATGACTGTTGGGTGGCGGTTTCGGGAAACATTGCCCGAATTGGGGTCAGTGATTATGCTCAGCAAAATTTGTCTGATATTCTATATGTCGAGGCACCCGAAATCGGCTTGGAATTTGAACAGTTTGATGACTTAGGCAGTTTAGAATCCAGCAAAGCAGTTTTTGAAGTTATTTCGCCAGTTGCAGGAATTGTTGTTGCTGTCAATGATACTTTAAGTGATGCACCGGAACAAGTCAATGAAAGCCCTTATGAAAAGGGGTGGTTAGTTGAAGTTAAGCTGACCGATTTTGAGGAAGATCAGGACTTGCTCCATGGGTGTCAAGCTTATTTTGAATTATTGCAAAGAAAGGTAGCAGAAGCCGATGTCTAA
- a CDS encoding 4Fe-4S dicluster domain-containing protein — MSESTFMGVERDRIDWSPRIDFSKCNDCMDCVEFCPHQVFEINETETPKLKVKNPNNCVVFCRACGKTCGLDAITFPDKGETTKKIKATRKADKEAVKNE, encoded by the coding sequence ATGAGTGAATCAACTTTTATGGGAGTAGAACGGGATCGTATTGATTGGTCGCCCCGAATCGATTTTTCGAAATGTAACGATTGTATGGATTGTGTCGAATTTTGTCCCCATCAAGTTTTTGAAATCAATGAGACAGAAACACCAAAATTAAAGGTTAAAAATCCGAATAATTGTGTTGTTTTTTGTCGCGCTTGTGGAAAAACTTGTGGTCTTGACGCGATAACATTTCCGGATAAAGGTGAAACAACAAAAAAAATTAAAGCAACCCGAAAGGCTGACAAGGAGGCGGTAAAAAATGAGTAA
- the gshAB gene encoding bifunctional glutamate--cysteine ligase GshA/glutathione synthetase GshB, with amino-acid sequence MHNRVKHPETTYAYRLKCLMLEEGCLAANLALAQKYQMQSQQDHYRLSGFENWEMSTQILIKEALTRGVKVTPMDAADNIIRLERDGRMEYVKQATKTSVDAYITPLLMENKVVTKKILSENKLPVPDGEEYFSFAEAKLKIPKYVGKKVVIKPKSTNFGLGICIFDRGGTVDELLEAAKIAFSYDDTIIIEDYLAGMEFRFLTMGEEVVAVLHRRPANVIGDGVSSIQELIDQKNKHPYRGDGLTSPLKKIVLDEQSLMFLNKQGLTNQSVPSEKEMIFLRGNSNISTGGDSIDFSEKMNAHFSQIALNAAKAFNAKFCGVDMIIEDYCDSGSNYGIIELNFNPMIVMHAFPFEGKERRLGYNILKTIKLLD; translated from the coding sequence ATGCACAATCGGGTTAAACATCCGGAAACAACCTATGCTTATCGTTTGAAGTGTTTAATGTTGGAAGAAGGTTGTCTGGCTGCCAATTTAGCGCTTGCCCAAAAATATCAGATGCAGTCGCAACAAGATCACTATCGTTTAAGTGGATTTGAAAATTGGGAAATGTCAACGCAGATTTTAATCAAGGAAGCATTAACCAGAGGCGTTAAAGTAACGCCGATGGATGCTGCCGATAATATTATCCGACTTGAAAGAGATGGTCGGATGGAGTACGTTAAGCAAGCGACAAAAACCAGTGTCGACGCTTATATTACACCATTATTAATGGAAAATAAGGTCGTTACAAAAAAAATTCTTAGTGAAAATAAACTGCCTGTTCCCGATGGTGAGGAATATTTTTCGTTTGCCGAGGCAAAACTAAAGATTCCCAAATACGTCGGTAAAAAAGTGGTGATTAAACCTAAATCCACTAATTTTGGTTTGGGTATCTGTATTTTTGATCGAGGCGGAACTGTTGATGAGCTGTTGGAAGCGGCAAAAATTGCTTTTTCATATGATGATACAATTATAATTGAAGATTATTTGGCAGGGATGGAATTTCGTTTTCTGACCATGGGGGAAGAAGTCGTCGCGGTCCTTCATCGTCGCCCGGCTAATGTAATTGGGGATGGGGTATCAAGTATTCAGGAGCTAATTGATCAAAAAAACAAACATCCATATCGAGGAGACGGTCTGACCAGTCCGCTAAAAAAAATTGTGTTAGATGAACAATCACTGATGTTTTTGAATAAACAAGGATTAACGAACCAATCCGTTCCCTCAGAAAAGGAAATGATATTTTTGCGCGGAAATTCAAATATCAGTACTGGTGGCGATAGCATTGACTTCAGTGAAAAGATGAATGCTCATTTTTCACAAATTGCGCTGAATGCCGCGAAGGCATTTAACGCTAAATTTTGTGGAGTTGATATGATCATTGAAGATTATTGCGATTCCGGTTCAAATTATGGAATCATTGAGTTGAATTTTAATCCGATGATTGTGATGCATGCTTTTCCTTTTGAAGGTAAGGAACGGCGGTTAGGTTATAACATTCTTAAAACAATTAAACTGTTGGATTGA